GAAAAGCCAGATTGATCGTTTACTATAACATGAGACAAATACATGTATAATTCGACGGCAGACGTGGCGTTTTTCGCACGTATCATACCAATCCCCGGAATTGCCCAGAATATACCTATTCTTTATACCCTCCTCCCCAGAATATACCAATTCGTAATCTCATATATAAATAATAGGTCGCCTAAGTCGTCACTGATGGTTTAGTGAGCATTTCTCTCGTTGAAGGTATTAAAAGTTACATGGATcatacatttttctttaaaactatAGTTGAGTCACCTCGACAATGTGTTTCTTACTGTTCTTTACTAAAGAAAGGAATATCCTGCTGCATCCCTCAGATCAGGAATAGTTACATATGCTTCTCTATTTGTAATAGCTCCCTGCTTTCTTGGAGTTCTTTGTAACAGTTCGATATTTCGGTTATGAGTTTCAACGTACATTCCGCATTACCAAATATACTATAGTAGTCCAGTCCATCTTCTCGACAGGTGATGTCAAAAGCTTCCAGGTGTCATGCATGTAGCAGTAATGTCTGTGTTAAGCTTTGGCTATGttaatataaagaaatatataaataaaatagagCTTCTCCGTTACCTCAAAGACAACGGAAATTGCACCCAATCTGTTACTCGGCTTACCAAAAGACATAACTCCCTTCTGTCATCCCTGTATGTTGTGCTATATATCTGTATTATGTATTTTAGTCCCTTGTAGTTTCTATTACTTTTGTCATTCAGCCCCTggaaaagatcctgctaggatcgaaacgtcaggcccccttactttaacacattctcTTAAACGGGCTATTTAGTGGATACTCAtgagtttgctaacagtttttgtttcattatgaTACCTGTATGTTGTGAGAATGGCTTATCGGTATGAGGTTGGTGTCAAGGGGTCTTCCGCTGAGAATGGGATTGATTATCATCGAGAAGCATctcaaaattttctttcatggccctaatgggctttcgtactaCGGGGTTCACCAGCTGAAGGTCCGCTTGGTTTACGGGCTCggtgggttgggggtggggacTTGAGCGTAATCTCGTTTAGTTGGTTAGTAACCTGGGTCAGGTATCTGTGCCGGTGTAATCCGGAAGGTAATTGCCGGGGGTTGGGGGTAATTGTCCTCGGGGGCacttgtccggggggggggggggtaattgtctgGGGATACTTATCCtcggggtatttgtcctcggtgTGTATGACCGCGGGGTAATTGTCTgggggggtagttgtcctcggAGGTATTCGTCTTCGGGGTTTTTTGTTAGGGGGGATGATTGCTAGGGGTTACTTGTCCCTGGGGTATGAGTCCGGGGGGTTTATGTCAGAGGGGGTATTTatccgggggtagttgtccggcaACACTGATTTTTAAGTGTTTAAACTGATTAAATTCCATTTGGAAATCTACTGCATTATAAGAACATGTGTCTCATGGTTATGTTTGTGTGCACAGTTTGCTACAAGATTTATCTCCcgaaattttttttaaaataaagttgtctCGTTCTGTGTTCACTTGCAATGCATCTTATTGTCTAAAAATACAGTAAAGAAACAAATTCACCACGTTCATGGAAACCGCATAGTAGGTATCGGCTACACGAGTCACTCCAAAGACATTTACCAAATCTAATCTTTTCTGTGTTAGAATCATaactccaaaataaaaaatgaggCTTCAAGATGTTAGCCTACCAATACAAAGAGGGTTTACCATATAGTCGGGAAAATAACCGTCAATAACAACGACATCATGGTGTCAACTTAAATGGCAATAATATGTTTTGGTAATTTCTTTTCTATATCAGAGGCTCTACAAACCACGTGGATgaatgaatttatttatttcattgttatCTGGAATACTCTGGCCAGAGAGGTTCATCGCAAGTAATGTCGCAAACGTATGGAATTTTTCAGGATTTTGGATCCTTGCAGTAGGGTATACTTAAGTACAAAACTAGTTGTATTATGGAATCACTGTTGAATAGGTTATTCACAGTGTAAGTGAGGAGGGTTTTTGAACGAAAAACATCCACAAAATGTCTTTTGTACGTTTTGTTCGCTTGGTTTCTTCAACACTTCATCAGGTTCGAGGCcgtattttcatttctgttgacCTTATGTTGTAATTACCGCCAGGGAAATTATACCAATAAATGGTATATGATACAGTGTACGGTCGATTGAGGTCAcaataacaattattataataacCGCACCACCATGCGCTACTATAAGAATCGGCATAACCATAATATGAATAATCGTCGTTGTCCTCTTCTCGTGTAGAGAATTCAGCACCATTGCTATAAGTCATAGCGTCGTAACCTAGGTAAGAAGAATAAAGAGTATGAAATCATGAACAGTTATAGAACGAAATGAGGGCGATACATATTACAATGCTGATagtattataaaatattgactGGTCAGTTTATGGAGCTATTAACTATTACAATCTGACAGGTTTGCTATTCATATTATCTTTCTATATTTTGTTGTAACCACGAGCTGTACTCTGTATGAGATTTTGTGTGATGTTGTGACAGATCTAATCATGTCATCGCGCATACATCTCAGCATTTTGTATACGTAGTGGTAAATAGAGAAGATATGGTGTGTGTAcatatcaagggcgtaggaaccggggggctgggggggcgccagcccccccagtgaaaaatgtggaggggcggaagtatcattcctccccccgcttcgcaagtcagaaaacccctttttcatttccaaatgagaaaaaaatctcatttagagcaccaaattgcatctaaggccaggtgaaaaggcaaaattatatacaaaatggagtgggtgggttgaagtgtgctatattgcaccaaattgcatctgaggccacctggaaatgcaaaaaaaatccaaaggggagggggacaccccctccccttagacccctcccccaggccggccatccgTCTTCAgtccccccactcaaaagtaccttcctacgccactggtacaTATTGCCTGTTATGTTGCTCCAATATTTGTTATAGTACTAATAATTTGTAGGAAAAAAACAACACACCTTTGTGTGATAATGTGATCGTGTGTTCGGGATAGCTATCGGCATGAGCCACTTAGTGTGCTTACATGAGACAGTTAGTTGAATACGTGCTTGTATATCGTTCATTATATGAAACTAAATGAAATTAACTTTTTACATTATAGTTCTTTTGCATAACGATGACGGTATGACATTAAGCCGGTTTATTTACTTCGTTATTTTTAGTTATAACACtctggatatttcaaatattaataatctctctctctttcttgatAAATCATGATGCCAATTTCACCATTGTGGACCCAAAGtgataatattttgaaatatgatattGCTAGACTATCGGTTGATtgtttctttctgaaaatttgAAACCTAAATTAAAAGGACAGGTTGCAGCCGTTACCAAATCAAAGTTACGGTATGCTAAAACCATATTAAATAAGTCCAGCCTGATCGATTGAATGTGGTGCTACGACGAATAGTcacatttaaaataaacacCTACGAGGTTTATCCATCATTCGCCCGATCTTGGATACATCAAGTCATCTCGATGCCGTGaattaatgtttaattgacGCTGTTACGtacaatgaaatataaatatggtAGCCTAGTTTAATTTACAGCACATATAGCTGCTACCGTACGTATGATATTAACTTCTTCTTAATGTAAAGTTAATAGTGGATTCTCATTAGAGTTTTgtttatctgtctatctataaAGCATCTAGCCTGTGGTAACTTTCCAGATGATTTAAACGTAGTTAAAGTCTATAGTCGAATATGCCAAAACTACAGACTTTAAATGGCTAATCacattgttattaatatatatagcgATTACAAATTTTTCATAATCATTGAAAGAAGTCCGTTCAATAATAGGTCATTTGGCTATTATTTTAATTGACTACCTTACAAATCACATTATAAAATGTAGTTgggaaagaagaagaacaacTCACCTACTGTACTGGAAGAGTCATAACCACTGACGCTGAGTAAGTAGTTAGTTCCCTCATTGCCTACACTGAAGGAACTGTACTTTACATAGTAATGTTCTCCAGATTTGGAAACAAAGTCTATTCTTAGCTCATATTGTGTTTGGCTCGTCAACGCTGCAAGTTTgtcatttccaagccagaaATTTCCATCGAAGTCGCCGAAACCATCTTTGTAATCGTCCCAGTATAGGTAAAAGTCGACACTACTATCAACACGGCGTTGAAAAACCTGTCAGTTCAGTAATTAAAAGAAGAAGGACTTAATCATTAAAAAAGCTGGTTATCGATCTTGAATGAACGGTAACTACATTGCTACAAGGGTTATCATACATTTTCATAAACTTGGTATTAATTCAGatgttaaagttaaaaaaatgttgttgcTTCTCCAACGGTAGTAGTGGAGCTTGTATTTTCATGCATATGATGAAATGAATTTAGGATCGAATATCGATTTGAAAATCTCTTCCTGCAATGcagtttcttttcaaataaacacgAATTAGACATGTCAATAGCAACGTGTCTAGGCAACTCCAATTGTACATTATAAATATAACTCCATTAATCTTTTGACTCCATTAATATACATGACTCTCCAATTTGATCGAATATAATCTAGACTAACTTTAAAAAATACTTATGCTAAAATTActgaaatattcatatcagAAAGGTTTTTCACGATACAGGAAACAAAAATCCATCAACTTAATAGACCCTCAACTACACTATCCCAGTTCACTAACATTAAGACAGGAACCGCTTTAGACTAAGTTTCAAAGTTAAGATGAGGTGAGATTTGGTGAGATTTAATATCTTATAGCGTCCAGATGGACCACTGCATTTCCTTCTATAATCAGTTGTGAAACTGATAAAAAGTACAACAATTACTACGAAATTTAAATGCATGGAacattatcaatattaaacctTGAAATACCAAACACATGAATGGACAATCAGTTACATACCAACCAGCCTCCTCCATCTGTGACATCGCACGTGACCTGAAATGACACATCTTGCCCAGCTGGTTGTATACTTTGGATGCTATTCGATATTTCTCCTCTTAATCCACCACAGTCTGTGTAAAAACACCGGACTCCGTCGCCCGTGTACCCTGTGTCACAGTAACACTGAAATATCCCTTGTCGTACCTCACAGTTACCATTGGGACCACATCGGTATGTGTCATCACAGCTTAACAGACCGTTGTTGCAAGACCATCGTTTGGTACAGGAAGGGTTCACATATACTTCAACTTCCTAACGAGATAAAACGGTGAACATTTTTAAGTATATATGGGCCCCGTTCCACAAAGAGTTACGCTTGATCTTAAGTTTGATCGATCGTGCGTAAGTCAGCTGATCGAGCGTAAGTTTGGTATCAAACTTATCTCCGTTCCACAAAGAAACTTACGCTTGATATCAAGCGTAAGTTCGATCCGATCATGCGTAACTTTAAGTAGTGATCCAGATCATTCGTAAGTATGATACTTTGCTATGGTAAGCAATTGATATACAATTTGTTTAGTTTCTTACTGTTTACATGTAGatgtaataaaatgtaaattgtatATACTTGTGCACAAATGGCGTTATATTTGTATCAGCAAGCTGGTCAACAACGTAATTATCGAATTTATCGTCGAATTCTACCAAGAGAGAGAATTTTTAGAGACAGACGGCAGCCTTTTGAACTTTATAATGATACCAAAGATAAAGGTTTACTAGGCTAGGCTGTATGAATTTGGCCAAGTTAGAACATCCCACCAACAGAAGTAGGGCTCTGTCGGCCAGTTTGCAGGTTATCAATGCACTAAGATTTCATGAATTACGATCAAAAAGTGCCTTAGCAGAGTGTGCCTCTATACACGGATGCAGCAAGTCATCTGCCTCACGGGCATTGAGGAGGGTTACAAGAGCATTGGTTCAAATCCGAAATGAAATTCAGTTCCTAACCACTCCAGCCTCTGTGACCAAGGCTCGAGGGATTTATTTTTTGGTAGCAGGATTTCCGCAGGTTGTGGGTACAGTATATGGGACATTGACTGGAATCCGCGGTTGTAACTATGGGCCGGATGAGTATGTACTTGTTAGCTGTACAGGTAGACATGCAATCAGTTTGAGGACCACCAACTTCAAGGGATACTTCTTGGGGACTATGGTTATCCTCTACAGCCGTGGTTGATGACGCCTATTCAGAACTCGAAGAGACCTCATTCAATAAGTAAGCTTATAAAAACCAAAACATATCGAGGTATGGTATCATATCTATATGGTATCTATTTATATACCGCTTTCGATTTGTccaaaaagcacacacacaaaatcacAAACTCAATAGTATcagttattactgtatattgtagTTCACCATACGGACAAAAATAGACATAAATTACTTAATAGTGAACAATGAAATAAACAGCTGTCTTCAAAGTTATAGTTATTCTttaatcaagggcgtaggaaccggggtggggggctgggggcgcgaGCCCCCAGTGAAATATATGGTGGggcagaagtatcattccgccccccccccccgcttcgcaagtcagaaaacccctttttcatttctcaataaatgatatgtaacattcgtcattttactcagaacattttggcagaaaaattccatttgaagcaccaaaaggccaggtgaaaaagcaaaattatttacagaatggagtaggtgttgaagtgtgctatattgcaccaaatttcatctgaggccacctggaaatgcaaaaaaattccaaaggggagtgGGACACCCCCGCCCCCTAGATCCCTCCcccgggccggccatcagtcttcagccccccccccccaatcaaaagtaccttcctatgccactgtCTTTAATTGCAGTGCTCAGACAAGGACACAAGCCAAAATTGAGCATTTCAACAGCCAGCTCAAGAACAAATTTTGATGTCTGCTTGGCGATGGCATGCAAATAGAACCAAAACTCTTCCCCTATCCTTGTTTACTTAAAACGAGGCAAATTAGTTTTGGCTGTATATAGTGTCAGCAAAGAATTTGAATGTCATGTCAAccaaacattttgcattttcaaataCCACATGCATTcgagcaaaaaaaaacagttctgaCATTCTAACATAACTTTAAATCgcattttgaattttatttaagttatatactttttaagaaaaagtcgcccaggaaagaacctgggcacgaacaccaaactaccgaacgactgatccgctctcaaccctagTCTCCTTGCATCggaactgtgactgtgtgaccatcgtcgggtgtgcataaccattcccctcgaaagagaacagatactactgtacacatgatcttagcaaaAGGGCAGACATTTAAGTTATGTTGACCATCAATTTAGTTCCAGTAGTATACACCCGATAGAAATTTAATATCTAAGGCAGATAGTTTACAAGCTAAAAATAAGTATCTAAAGTTGACCTACAATGCTGTTACATAATGAACGGTTCAGAAATTACATTCAACTCAAAGATGGTTGGAAAGGCAGTGTACAATACTTGATCATTAATATTATCTACAACTCCCTCTCAGATGGTTTTCCTATTCAAGAAGTAGTTCACTTGTATATGCAAT
This window of the Apostichopus japonicus isolate 1M-3 chromosome 9, ASM3797524v1, whole genome shotgun sequence genome carries:
- the LOC139974227 gene encoding uncharacterized protein yields the protein MLYLFRRHRGGLTSLFLIIFISSSVSSQEGPERQRSISDYGDQTLTSSFFLYQRAEYPRDCLEVLSQCLSSRNDGVYVIKPDGYLEPFEVYCNNSLGDGGWTVIQRREDNSINFNRTWDEYENGFGFLAREFWLGNEKISYITNQRKYHLRMDITTESGCSFFVTYETFRISDSFSHYKLVSTGEYTGAADTNFEWCPTNKVVNRCKCEGSCADPICTESCSSTPTCVCPDGFLMDGEDCIPREDCGCFIEEAENGQGVVLAEVEVYVNPSCTKRWSCNNGLLSCDDTYRCGPNGNCEVRQGIFQCYCDTGYTGDGVRCFYTDCGGLRGEISNSIQSIQPAGQDVSFQVTCDVTDGGGWLVFQRRVDSSVDFYLYWDDYKDGFGDFDGNFWLGNDKLAALTSQTQYELRIDFVSKSGEHYYVKYSSFSVGNEGTNYLLSVSGYDSSSTVGYDAMTYSNGAEFSTREEDNDDYSYYGYADSYSSAWWCGYYNNCYCDLNRPYTVSYTIYWYNFPGGNYNIRSTEMKIRPRT